In Jeotgalibaca arthritidis, a single genomic region encodes these proteins:
- a CDS encoding lipopolysaccharide assembly protein LapA domain-containing protein, translated as MKNQWRLVLIIVLMTIISVFAVLNVESVPVSFGFTTFAAPLIIIIFVSLLLGALLTLLVSTMASVHRKKELKTLRAEISQLESQSSQLRDEIKAEYTEKITALEETISGKDNKINSLENELVNQITYNNVNIAKPTSQDPIE; from the coding sequence ATGAAAAATCAATGGAGATTAGTATTAATAATTGTCTTAATGACCATTATCAGTGTGTTTGCTGTTTTAAACGTGGAAAGTGTGCCCGTTAGTTTTGGGTTCACAACGTTTGCTGCACCGCTTATTATTATCATCTTTGTATCTTTACTATTAGGAGCCTTATTAACATTACTTGTTTCAACAATGGCAAGTGTTCATCGGAAAAAGGAATTAAAGACCCTACGAGCTGAAATTTCACAACTTGAAAGTCAGTCCAGTCAATTAAGAGATGAGATTAAAGCTGAGTACACTGAAAAAATAACAGCACTTGAGGAGACCATTAGCGGTAAAGATAATAAAATTAACAGTTTAGAAAATGAACTAGTTAATCAAATCACTTACAATAATGTAAATATCGCTAAACCGACCTCACAAGATCCTATTGAATAG
- the recJ gene encoding single-stranded-DNA-specific exonuclease RecJ translates to MLDARMNWKQKEYPFDEHVISHLAEETTYSQAFLKLCLQRNLDTIEKINDFIHQSDVAYHDPFLLYDMERAVNRIFQAIESEEAILVYGDYDADGITSTAILVEAIEELGGNVTFYLPNRFKDGYGPNKRVFQEQIESGIELIVTCDNGVMGHDAIQLANEKGVDVIVTDHHELPIELPNAYAIVHPNHPSADYPFSDLSGAGVALKLAGALQDRIPYEYFDIAAIGTIADLVSLTDENRWLVKKGLEILKQSERIGLLMLLEKAGTSLEGVDEETIGFTIGPRLNALGRLGDASPGVELLTSFDEERLEEVVEEIQQTNSKRQAIVSEIVESATAKLEQLSSLPNIIVLSDPTWHEGVLGIVASRLVEETGRPTILLAENSETGIAKGSGRSIDAVHLYQALSACSDCILKFGGHKMAAGLSVSVDQVSQLSYALNNFTSVYAEQIKQGATIEVDEYLDVDEVTLDFLNEIDQLKPFGTDNPKPIFAFKDVPAQNIKQIGADQKHLKFSLHTEKQALDVIGFNKGHLAQFMPEKEAISVIGELGINTWRDLSKPQLQLKDLTIDHVQFFDKRTSHVQDESLKIENSVYLFFNRAFFEKTADHLPNSSVSVLLESRDDIPPFEEELTNLIIIDCPSNLDYLTYFLERHKFNNYYIYAYPIQSITAEGIPNQTVFAHAYRYFRTHQNMDVRSKLSALAQYLKIDKNLLIFIISVFLEAKFVTIDNGIMNPNPQPEKVNLEETNTYKQRINKMNAEKLFIYQPFQELIQWIEACNK, encoded by the coding sequence TTGTTAGATGCAAGAATGAACTGGAAACAAAAAGAGTATCCGTTTGACGAGCATGTCATCAGTCATTTAGCTGAAGAGACAACTTATAGTCAAGCTTTTTTAAAACTATGTTTACAGCGGAATCTAGATACAATCGAGAAAATAAATGACTTCATTCATCAGAGTGACGTAGCTTACCACGATCCATTTCTGCTTTATGATATGGAACGGGCAGTCAATCGGATCTTCCAAGCAATTGAATCGGAAGAAGCTATATTGGTTTATGGTGACTATGACGCTGATGGCATAACTAGTACGGCTATTTTAGTTGAAGCAATCGAAGAATTGGGCGGAAACGTAACTTTCTATTTGCCTAACCGTTTTAAAGATGGTTACGGCCCTAATAAACGTGTCTTTCAAGAGCAAATTGAAAGTGGTATTGAGCTGATTGTAACTTGCGACAACGGCGTTATGGGACATGATGCCATCCAATTAGCTAATGAAAAAGGTGTTGATGTGATTGTTACTGACCACCATGAATTACCTATAGAATTACCTAACGCTTATGCCATCGTTCATCCTAACCATCCATCTGCTGACTATCCATTTTCTGATTTATCTGGAGCAGGCGTTGCCTTAAAATTAGCTGGCGCACTTCAAGACCGAATCCCTTACGAATACTTTGATATTGCAGCTATAGGGACTATTGCAGACTTAGTTAGTTTAACAGATGAGAACAGATGGCTTGTAAAAAAAGGATTAGAAATTTTAAAACAAAGCGAACGTATCGGCTTATTGATGTTATTAGAAAAAGCGGGAACTTCTCTAGAAGGTGTTGATGAGGAAACCATTGGCTTCACCATTGGTCCTCGCTTAAATGCACTCGGTCGTTTAGGAGATGCTTCTCCTGGAGTCGAATTATTGACTTCCTTTGATGAAGAACGCCTGGAAGAAGTGGTCGAAGAAATTCAACAAACAAATTCGAAAAGACAAGCCATTGTCAGTGAGATTGTTGAATCAGCGACAGCTAAACTAGAACAACTCTCGTCTCTGCCAAATATCATCGTTTTAAGTGATCCGACTTGGCATGAAGGTGTTTTAGGTATCGTTGCAAGTCGGTTAGTTGAAGAAACAGGTCGACCAACTATTTTGCTTGCTGAAAATTCAGAAACGGGGATTGCTAAAGGGTCAGGTCGAAGTATCGATGCTGTTCACCTTTATCAAGCATTATCTGCTTGCTCAGATTGTATTCTGAAATTTGGTGGCCATAAGATGGCTGCTGGTTTGAGTGTTAGTGTTGACCAAGTTAGTCAATTAAGTTATGCGCTGAATAACTTCACATCAGTCTATGCTGAACAGATTAAGCAAGGTGCGACAATCGAGGTTGATGAGTACTTAGATGTTGATGAAGTTACTTTGGATTTTCTAAATGAGATTGATCAGTTGAAACCTTTTGGAACAGATAATCCTAAACCAATCTTTGCCTTTAAGGATGTCCCTGCACAAAATATTAAACAAATAGGAGCAGATCAAAAGCACCTTAAATTTTCTCTACATACCGAAAAACAAGCACTTGATGTCATTGGTTTCAACAAAGGGCATTTAGCGCAGTTTATGCCTGAAAAGGAAGCCATATCCGTAATAGGGGAATTGGGGATTAATACCTGGCGAGATTTATCGAAACCACAATTACAGTTAAAAGATTTGACCATTGACCATGTTCAGTTTTTTGATAAGCGAACATCTCATGTCCAAGACGAGTCTCTTAAAATTGAGAATAGTGTTTATCTGTTCTTTAACCGTGCATTTTTTGAGAAAACAGCTGATCACTTGCCAAATAGCAGTGTCTCCGTTTTATTGGAAAGTAGAGATGATATCCCGCCATTTGAAGAGGAATTAACAAATCTGATTATTATTGATTGTCCAAGTAATCTTGATTATTTGACTTACTTCTTGGAAAGACATAAATTTAATAACTATTATATTTATGCTTATCCGATTCAAAGTATAACGGCTGAGGGAATCCCTAATCAAACGGTATTTGCTCATGCTTACCGTTATTTTAGAACCCATCAAAATATGGATGTTCGTAGCAAGTTAAGCGCCTTGGCCCAATACTTAAAAATTGATAAGAATTTGTTGATTTTTATCATATCTGTGTTTTTAGAAGCAAAATTTGTTACAATTGATAACGGTATAATGAATCCAAATCCGCAACCTGAAAAAGTCAATTTGGAAGAAACCAATACTTATAAACAAAGAATAAATAAAATGAATGCTGAGAAACTATTTATTTACCAGCCATTCCAAGAATTGATTCAGTGGATTGAAGCTTGTAATAAGTAG
- the obgE gene encoding GTPase ObgE, protein MSMFLDHAQINVKAGNGGDGMVAFRREKYVPDGGPAGGDGGKGGSIIFEVDPGLRTLLDFRYNRHFRGIPGEHGMSKSKYGKSAKDTYVKVPPGTIVRNAETNELMGDLTEIGQQLVVAKGGRGGRGNIKFASPRNPAPEIAENGEPGEEFVLNLELKVIADVGLVGFPSVGKSTILSVVSKAKPKIAAYHFTTIVPNLGMVQAPSGGQFAMADLPGLIEGASQGVGLGIQFLRHIERTRVILHVIDMGATEGRDPFDDYEKINAELENYELKLLERPTVIVANKMDVEGAEEELAKFSQKLEEKFAGQDVPKIFEISAYQNKGFGPLLDYTAELLEHTEAFPLFDEEELIRSVEYKLDDPSDEIIINRDPDRTWILSGEKLEKLFLMTNFHHDESIMRFARQLRGMGIDQKLRQRGAEDGDLVRIMDYEFEFVD, encoded by the coding sequence ATGTCAATGTTTTTAGATCACGCACAGATTAATGTAAAGGCCGGTAATGGCGGAGACGGCATGGTTGCATTTAGACGTGAGAAATATGTACCAGATGGCGGACCAGCAGGCGGCGATGGCGGTAAGGGCGGTAGTATCATCTTTGAAGTAGACCCTGGACTACGCACTTTGCTTGATTTCCGTTACAATCGTCATTTCCGAGGTATCCCTGGCGAACATGGAATGAGTAAAAGTAAATACGGTAAATCTGCAAAAGATACTTACGTGAAAGTGCCACCAGGTACGATTGTTCGTAATGCAGAAACAAATGAGTTAATGGGAGATTTAACCGAAATTGGTCAACAATTAGTTGTTGCTAAAGGTGGTCGTGGTGGACGAGGAAACATTAAGTTTGCGTCACCTAGAAACCCAGCCCCAGAAATCGCTGAGAATGGCGAACCAGGGGAAGAATTTGTTCTAAATCTAGAATTGAAAGTTATCGCTGACGTTGGGTTAGTTGGCTTCCCATCAGTAGGTAAGTCTACTATTCTATCAGTTGTATCAAAGGCAAAACCAAAAATTGCTGCTTATCACTTTACAACTATTGTGCCTAACTTAGGTATGGTACAAGCACCAAGTGGCGGTCAATTTGCTATGGCCGATTTACCAGGTCTGATTGAAGGGGCATCACAAGGTGTTGGTTTAGGAATTCAATTCTTGCGTCATATTGAACGCACACGTGTTATTTTACATGTTATTGATATGGGAGCTACTGAAGGTAGAGATCCATTCGATGACTATGAAAAAATCAATGCTGAATTGGAAAACTATGAGTTAAAATTACTTGAACGCCCAACAGTCATTGTTGCTAACAAAATGGATGTTGAAGGCGCTGAAGAAGAACTTGCTAAATTCAGTCAAAAATTAGAAGAAAAATTTGCTGGACAAGATGTTCCAAAAATATTTGAGATTTCTGCATACCAAAACAAAGGCTTCGGCCCGTTGTTAGATTACACAGCAGAATTACTGGAACATACAGAAGCATTCCCATTATTTGATGAAGAAGAATTAATTCGCTCTGTTGAATATAAATTGGATGATCCATCTGATGAAATTATTATTAACCGCGATCCAGACCGTACATGGATATTAAGTGGTGAGAAACTAGAGAAACTATTCTTGATGACGAACTTCCACCATGATGAAAGCATCATGCGTTTTGCTCGTCAACTTCGTGGAATGGGAATCGACCAAAAACTTCGTCAACGTGGGGCAGAAGACGGCGATCTTGTCCGTATTATGGATTACGAATTTGAATTCGTAGACTAA
- the rnz gene encoding ribonuclease Z: protein MKIQFLGTGSGVPSTNRNLSCIALKLLDERNDIWLFDCGEGTQQRILRTTLKPRKVNKIFITHLHGDHIFGLPGFLSSRAFQGGDTPLTIYGPKGIKDFVLTSLRVSQSHLRYPIFFHEIEEDGVVFEDKTFKVTCAKLAHGMPSYGFRIEEADYVGELLVEKLKADNIPAGPLYGKLKNGQTVTLPDGRTVNGNDYIGPSVKGRTVTILGDTKRTPASTQLAMNSDVLVHESTFSKDNQKIARDYFHSTCVDAAKVAKESNSSQLYLTHISSRYVGKEQAQLQNDAQAIFPNSTLVHDYDEFDIPLSK, encoded by the coding sequence ATGAAAATTCAATTTTTGGGGACGGGATCTGGTGTCCCGTCAACCAATCGAAATCTATCCTGTATTGCGCTAAAACTATTAGATGAACGAAATGACATTTGGCTGTTTGATTGTGGAGAGGGTACACAACAACGTATTTTACGAACAACCTTAAAACCTCGTAAAGTTAATAAGATTTTTATCACACATTTACATGGGGACCATATTTTTGGTCTTCCTGGTTTTCTAAGTAGCCGCGCTTTCCAAGGTGGCGATACGCCATTGACGATATACGGACCAAAAGGAATCAAAGACTTTGTCTTAACGAGTCTAAGAGTTTCCCAATCCCATTTACGCTATCCGATTTTTTTCCATGAAATAGAAGAAGACGGGGTAGTCTTTGAAGATAAAACCTTTAAAGTGACTTGTGCAAAATTAGCGCATGGCATGCCTTCCTATGGGTTCAGAATCGAAGAGGCTGACTATGTCGGTGAGCTGTTAGTTGAGAAATTAAAAGCGGATAATATTCCAGCTGGACCATTATATGGAAAACTAAAAAATGGGCAGACGGTGACTTTACCAGATGGTCGAACAGTTAATGGGAATGACTACATTGGTCCTTCTGTGAAGGGGAGAACAGTAACCATTTTAGGTGATACAAAACGAACTCCTGCTAGTACACAACTAGCCATGAACTCAGATGTGTTAGTCCATGAATCAACTTTCTCAAAGGATAATCAAAAGATTGCGAGAGATTATTTCCATTCTACCTGTGTAGATGCTGCTAAAGTAGCTAAAGAATCAAACAGTAGCCAGCTTTACTTAACCCATATCTCTTCACGATATGTAGGGAAAGAACAGGCACAACTGCAAAATGATGCCCAAGCTATTTTCCCAAATTCAACTTTAGTTCATGACTATGATGAATTTGACATTCCGTTAAGTAAATAA